In the genome of Vulpes lagopus strain Blue_001 chromosome 9, ASM1834538v1, whole genome shotgun sequence, the window tcgaccactgagccacccagctgtcccagatCCCTACTATTTTAATAAAGTAGTATGGAGAACTATAAAGATAATTActtttgatataaataaataggctTAATCTTTATTAAATCCATCCAGTGGTCAGAATAGATGGCAAAATAATGGGAATTGCTGATAACTCTCCCATCTCAATTATGTTCTATGTTGTTTGGATGGGGGTGTGAAACTGGTTCATTACAGGTCActctcattaatttttatctaCTAGGCTTTGCTGCGGTCCCCAGAAAAGAATATGGGGACTATGTCTAACTGGTATTAATCAGAGATAGAGAGATGGGAGCATTTTTCctccttctgattttctttgatCACGTGGAAGAAGCTCTGTCCCCAGGTATAACCCACCTGGAGGGAAAGGTAGTAGCCTgcctcactccttccttcctaGGACAAGTGATTTAATCTGATAGCTGAGGATGGGAGAAGGGGTAGCTggctcctccttccccctttcttctgGGTGTGGATTACCCCCAAGAAGCCAGCACCTGCCATATCTTTAGAAGGGAATGCACTTTACCTGCAGGAGGAGGCTGACCCCACTCAGATGCTATTTGGACTTTATAAGTCTGTCTAATACTGGGAAACATAATTATGACACCTGCTATTCCACAGGTATAAGCTCTGTTCACTGTATTAGCTTTAGGATTAGACACGTGATATTTTAGGTTCtcctctcttttattcttctgTTGTTTTCCAACTGGCTCAGAAATCAGGCTGGAAAGAAAAGTAATTATAACCCTGCCCCCTTGGACCTCCAACAGAACTGTCTGTCAGAGGTTCACTGGTAGAGATTAATCCCAATAATTTTCTTGAAGTTgtagtttggtttggtttcagaATTACTTTTTTAGACCTATATAAAGATTCTCTTCAAGAACAACTAACGGCATTTCTAGAATGGCTTATGataatttacatttgtttttatgtacAAAAGGCTAGTTGAGTACTTCATGGTTTAGAATAGGAAGGTGGTCTGCAGATCAAGCTAGTTCCCTTCTCGTTGCTCTGTCAACTGCTAAGTCCAGCTCATATGGACATCTTGTTTAAAAGCATACAACAGATGTAGGGGAATTACTCTTCTGCCTTTTAGTCACCATATTAAAATAGGagagggagggcacctgggtggctcagcggttgaacatctatctgcctttggctcaggtcttgggaccaagtcccacatcaggctccccatagggagcctgtttctccctctgcctgtgtctttgcctctctctgtgtgtctctcatgaataaatacacaaataaataaaatctttaaaaagtaaataaataaaataggggagGGAATTTGTTGTTAAACATGTCTCCCTTTCAATAGAATTTTCTGACCCTCATTCAGACCTGAGGGATAAGCTACCTAGAAGGCTTATTTAAGGCAACAGTAACAACAATAAAAGACCTCTCTGGTGACCAACCTAAAGTGTTTCCTAAGTCCTGGAAAACTAGTGTGTTACCTGGGACATAAGACTTTCATTGCCAAGATAAGGAACATCCATGGTAAACCAAGACGAACTGGTTAGCGTGTAAGACACACCTAGCACATCACTTCAGCTGGTCTATCTAGCTATGCCATTTCCTTCGATGTCAAGCACGCTCTTTGTATTGTTCTTGATAGAACAAACCATCATTCCTGCAATACTGGCTTATTGAGGCCCTGTGACAATAAAGCTGAAGGCATAATATGGATGCTCAATGTTGACTGCATTGACCACACTtgtgcttcttccttttctttaactCATTGCTACTTTTTTGCAGGTTTGTGATTCAGACACCATGCTTGACCCTGCCTCATCTGTGGAGATGGTGAAAGTTTTAGAAGAAGACCCCATGGTTGGAGGTGTCGGGGGAGATGTCCAGGTGCAGATCAGCTTCACTTTCTGCATGACTTACTTTTCATTATACTCTTAACTCATTGATTCattgaacatatatttattatacaccAAACACTCTACCAGATGTTGCTTTTGGTGCTAGTGACATGTTAGTATGTGCCTTGGACccactttatttcctcttttctaaattgaaaaaaaaaaaagggtttttttgcTTAACCCTGGGATATAATTCTTGTCTGTTTTGGCTGATAAGTTATACACAATTAATTTAAATGTGTAATGATTTCTATCATATCTTCTTGAACCATAACTTAATGTTCTGGTAAAATCTTGATATTGGAGTTCATTTAGTTGAGAAggtaaaaaaagaatggaagaagggCAGAGATGGATGCTGTGTTTTATACCTAGGTATTTAAAAGCTGGTCAATATGTGGTTgattaaaaatccaaattaggttacaaaagaggaaaagagaagtagCAACTCATATTTATACTGGtaagaaaggcaaaggaacaaATAGCAAGTCGGTTTTCTGATTATGATTTCTCACTAATTACTATTGATTTCCCATTATTGGCTATAAATGGAGAAACAATGAAGCAAATATTAACGAAAGCAACTTGGAATCTGTGGGATgggaaatgaatatatatgtgaatacTTGAAAATATGTGAAGATTAAAATGAGTGCTTTGCAAACGTGATTTTAGCAAAAGGTGAGAGGCACATGGAAACCTGAGTTTAAAAattaggtattaaaaaaaataaaaaataaaaattaggtattTCATTGCTGTATAACCCATTTTATACATACATGGTGATAGTGAAGGCAAAGACAATGcctggaaaagacaaagaaacagcCTAGTTGGTGGTAAAAGAGGAAGCATGCGAAATCCAGATGAGAACCGAGCAAAATCGAGATGGAggaaagaatttagaaatattGCCAAGAAAAAGCTGATAAGTTTCAGTAGCCTTTACATAAAGCATGATTTCAGGATTTAAGTTTTGGGGAGAGGCCAGAACAAACAGTTTATCACTGGCATTGcataaaagagggaaagaaagaggaagaaaattgaTAGAATTGAATGAGCTGGAAATTAACCAGAACAGGAGAGATTAAGACTTAAAAACCTTCAGATCTTACATGGTAGGAGAGTGGGAGAATTTAGGATCTGAGAAGtaatgcctaaaaaaaaaaaaaaaaaaatgctgactaTTATAGcataacaacaagaaaaaatttaaaaagcccaaCAAAAACGAGGACAGAGTCACGAAGTAGAGAAAGTATTGCTCATCAAAAACTAAATGCATGCACACAATTTATCAGATTAATCTCAGAACACAgaatcagagaaaacaaaatataacctAGGAGGATCAAACAACAAACGTCGCTCTAGGTAGTAACCTCACGATGGCACCGATTTTGTTGGTGTTAGTGAAggcttcccttttatttattcttttttttttttttcccttcttgcaGATTTTAAACAAGTATGATTCCTGGATCTCCTTCCTCAGCAGTGTGAGATACTGGATGGCTTTTAACATAGAAAGGGCCTGCCAGTCTTATTTTGGGTGTGTCCAGTGCATTAGCGGACCTCTGGGAATGTACAGAAACTCCTTGCTGCATGAATTTGTGGAAGACTGGTACAATCAGGAATTTATGGGCAGCCAATGCAGTTTTGGGGACGACCGGCATCTAACGAACCGAGTGCTGAGTCTGGGCTATGCAACAAAATACACAGCTCGATCCAAGTGCCTTACGGAGACGCCTATAGAGTATCTCAGATGGTTAAACCAGCAGACCCGTTGGAGCAAGTCCTACTTCCGAGAGTGGCTGTACAATGCGATGTGGTTTCATAAACATCACTTGTGGATGACCTACGAGGCCGTTATCACTggattcttccctttctttctcattgCCACAGTGATCCAGCTCTTCTACAGGGGTAAAATTTGGAACATCCTCCTCTTCTTGTTAACTGTCCAGTTAGTAGGTCTCATAAAGTCCTCCTTTGCCAGCTGCCTTAGAGGAAATATTGTCATGGTCTTCATGTCCCTCTACTCAGTGCTATACATGTCAAGTTTACTTCCTGCCAAAATGTTTGCCATTGCCACGATAAACAAAGCTGGGTGGGGCACATCTGGAAGGAAAACCATTGTCGTTAATTTCATAGGACTCATTCCAGTATCGGTTTGGTTTACAATCCTCCTGGGTGGTGTGATTTTCACCATTTATAAGGAATCTAAAAAGCCATTCTCAGAATCCAAGCAGACAGTTCTCATTGTTGGAACGTTGCTCTATGCATGCTATTGGGTCATGCTTTTGACGCTGTATGTGGTTCTCATCAATAAGTGtggcaggaggaagaagggacAACAGTATGACATGGTGCTCGATGTATGATCTTCTGTTGTTTGACGTTTGCAGTCACGcacgcagacacacacaaaaccttAGTTCCTCTCGGGACTGTACAGTATCGTGGCATCAGATAATGCCACCAAAGGAGACATATCACTGCTGCTGGGACTTGAACAAAGACATTTCTATGGGTTTATTTTGATTCTGCCAAAGT includes:
- the HAS2 gene encoding hyaluronan synthase 2, which encodes MHCERFLCILRIIGTTLFGVSLLLGITAAYIVGYQFIQTDNYYFSFGLYGAFLASHLIIQSLFAFLEHRKMKKSLETPIKLNKTVALCIAAYQEDPDYLRKCLQSVKRLTYPGIKVVMVIDGNSEDDLYMMDIFSEVMGRDKSATYIWKNNFHEKGPGETDESHKESSQHVTQLVLSNKSICIMQKWGGKREVMYTAFRALGRSVDYVQVCDSDTMLDPASSVEMVKVLEEDPMVGGVGGDVQILNKYDSWISFLSSVRYWMAFNIERACQSYFGCVQCISGPLGMYRNSLLHEFVEDWYNQEFMGSQCSFGDDRHLTNRVLSLGYATKYTARSKCLTETPIEYLRWLNQQTRWSKSYFREWLYNAMWFHKHHLWMTYEAVITGFFPFFLIATVIQLFYRGKIWNILLFLLTVQLVGLIKSSFASCLRGNIVMVFMSLYSVLYMSSLLPAKMFAIATINKAGWGTSGRKTIVVNFIGLIPVSVWFTILLGGVIFTIYKESKKPFSESKQTVLIVGTLLYACYWVMLLTLYVVLINKCGRRKKGQQYDMVLDV